One stretch of Muribaculum intestinale DNA includes these proteins:
- a CDS encoding FecR domain-containing protein — translation MKSTVTGKNVTLVPEQKATLIYATGDINVTSVDYNDNPLAWKSRRLMFRNAMLPTVVSRMEEYYGYTFTLDSSLVSERLTGMISR, via the coding sequence ATGAAGTCGACCGTCACCGGAAAGAATGTAACCCTCGTTCCGGAACAGAAAGCTACGCTGATATATGCAACCGGCGACATCAATGTGACCTCAGTCGATTACAATGACAATCCTTTAGCCTGGAAATCGCGACGGTTGATGTTCCGCAATGCTATGCTGCCTACCGTGGTATCAAGGATGGAGGAATACTATGGATATACGTTTACTCTTGACAGCAGTCTTGTTTCAGAACGGCTTACCGGAATGATATCTCGATAA
- a CDS encoding TonB-dependent receptor, producing MSLASVFARIQYNYDSRYLLSASLRADGSSRFGSNNRWGYFPSVSAG from the coding sequence TTGTCGCTGGCATCGGTATTTGCCAGAATACAGTATAATTACGACAGCCGCTATCTGTTGTCGGCGTCGTTGCGTGCTGACGGCTCATCGCGTTTCGGTAGCAATAACCGGTGGGGATACTTCCCTTCGGTGTCGGCCGGATGA
- a CDS encoding TonB-dependent receptor domain-containing protein has protein sequence MKLRASYGVSGNFSIGNYDYYASLVADNYVVGTGVGSVAPGLYPSTISTPDLGWEKTKMTNIGLEFGVFNMLRLEVDVYNSNTSDMLLNVPTPYLAGFPREIWICIGRERYKIQ, from the coding sequence TTGAAACTACGTGCAAGTTATGGTGTGTCGGGTAATTTCAGTATCGGCAATTACGACTACTATGCATCGCTGGTTGCCGACAATTATGTAGTAGGCACCGGTGTGGGGTCTGTTGCTCCCGGACTTTATCCGTCGACAATCAGCACCCCGGATTTGGGATGGGAAAAGACAAAGATGACCAATATCGGTCTGGAGTTCGGTGTGTTCAATATGTTGCGTCTGGAAGTGGATGTATATAACAGTAATACTTCCGATATGCTATTGAATGTCCCCACTCCTTATTTGGCGGGTTTCCCCCGAGAGATATGGATATGCATCGGTCGAGAGCGATATAAAATCCAATGA
- the asnA gene encoding aspartate--ammonia ligase, producing MPLIIPKKYKQKLLPETTEIAIKTIKEGFQTELARALNLRRVTAPLFVLSGTGLNDDLNGVEHAVSFQIDAMGGAKAEVVHSLAKWKRAKLGAYDIAPGFGLYTDMNAIRTFEDLDNTHSLYVDQWDWEKTISPKDRNLNYLKETVTKIYDVVRLIEDRIYRQFPHITPVLPEKLTFIHTEELLQQYPDLTPRQREDAAAQEYGAIFLIGIGNELSNGEPHDGRAPDYDDWITPNSDGYTGLNGDLIFWNPVLSSSFELSSMGIRVSPESLREQLDKRCCTERSQLRFHKSLLDGQLPYSIGGGIGQSRLCMFILQKAHIGEVQASIWPPEQIEACKNAGINLL from the coding sequence ATGCCACTTATCATTCCTAAAAAATATAAGCAGAAACTCCTCCCGGAGACCACTGAGATTGCCATCAAGACAATAAAAGAAGGCTTTCAAACCGAATTGGCACGCGCCCTAAACCTGCGGCGAGTCACCGCTCCGCTTTTTGTACTCAGCGGCACCGGCCTGAATGATGACCTCAACGGAGTCGAACACGCGGTATCATTCCAGATTGATGCGATGGGAGGAGCCAAAGCCGAAGTAGTCCATTCCCTGGCAAAATGGAAACGAGCCAAACTTGGAGCTTATGATATAGCTCCCGGATTCGGACTGTATACCGACATGAATGCAATCCGCACATTCGAGGACCTTGACAATACCCACTCGCTCTATGTCGACCAATGGGACTGGGAAAAAACAATCTCACCTAAAGATCGCAACCTCAACTATCTTAAGGAAACTGTAACAAAAATTTACGACGTAGTCCGACTTATTGAAGACCGCATATACCGACAGTTCCCTCACATTACCCCGGTGCTTCCTGAAAAACTGACATTCATCCACACCGAAGAACTACTACAGCAATATCCCGACCTGACACCCCGCCAACGCGAGGATGCAGCCGCCCAAGAATACGGCGCAATATTCCTCATCGGTATCGGAAATGAACTGAGCAACGGAGAGCCACACGACGGCCGGGCACCCGATTACGATGACTGGATTACCCCAAACTCCGACGGATATACAGGACTCAACGGCGACTTGATTTTCTGGAACCCCGTGCTATCGTCCTCATTCGAACTGTCATCAATGGGAATACGCGTAAGTCCGGAGTCACTTCGAGAGCAGCTTGACAAGCGTTGCTGTACCGAACGCAGCCAATTGCGATTCCACAAATCCCTGCTCGACGGACAACTCCCCTACTCCATCGGTGGTGGCATCGGCCAGAGCCGCCTGTGCATGTTTATCCTCCAAAAAGCACACATTGGAGAAGTGCAGGCCTCGATATGGCCACCGGAACAGATTGAAGCATGTAAAAATGCAGGCATCAATCTACTTTAG